The following proteins come from a genomic window of Ilumatobacter coccineus YM16-304:
- a CDS encoding ABC transporter permease, with amino-acid sequence MNNPRLRRILLSIGAPVAAVFFAVLLSSIVLVVSGNNPFAAYFDMLENASRLETFVDILNSATPLYISGIAAAIGFRMNLFNIGVEGQYLLASFFAAAAGGYFAGLPAPLHVALILFVGMFVGSAWAGLAGALKVSRGINEVISTIMLNFIAVGGIIAWLIREWADDTGATNSGTTPIDESGHLPNLNGILEIFTRDVSKGRELTGVLLIAAIVGVGYHLFINRTRVGYDFRASGFNPLAARAGGVPPKRMVMYAMLLSGAIAGLVGMVEVLSERFKYDQSFIQGLGFNGIAVALLGRNNPAGIAVGALLFGFLNSSSGILQITGNATPEIVEIMKGIIVLSAVVAYEVVRRIKERDEAQSAAEATERMPTVAAMAGGES; translated from the coding sequence ATGAACAATCCACGACTTCGCCGAATTCTGCTGTCGATCGGAGCGCCGGTGGCGGCGGTGTTCTTCGCCGTGTTGCTGTCGTCGATCGTCCTGGTCGTCTCCGGAAACAACCCGTTCGCCGCGTACTTCGACATGCTCGAGAACGCGAGCCGTCTCGAGACCTTCGTCGACATCCTCAACTCGGCGACCCCGCTCTACATCTCCGGTATCGCCGCGGCGATCGGCTTCCGGATGAACCTGTTCAACATCGGCGTCGAGGGTCAGTACCTGCTGGCTTCGTTCTTCGCTGCGGCAGCGGGCGGCTACTTCGCCGGGCTTCCGGCACCGCTCCACGTCGCACTCATCTTGTTCGTCGGCATGTTCGTCGGATCGGCCTGGGCCGGGCTGGCCGGTGCGCTCAAGGTCAGCCGCGGGATCAACGAGGTCATCTCGACGATCATGCTCAACTTCATCGCGGTCGGTGGCATCATCGCCTGGCTGATCCGCGAATGGGCCGACGACACCGGAGCCACCAACTCGGGCACGACCCCGATCGACGAGTCGGGCCACCTCCCGAACCTCAACGGCATCCTTGAGATCTTCACCCGTGACGTGAGCAAGGGCCGCGAACTGACCGGCGTGTTGCTCATCGCCGCCATCGTCGGCGTCGGCTATCACCTGTTCATCAACCGCACGCGCGTGGGCTACGACTTCCGTGCCAGCGGATTCAACCCGCTCGCGGCTCGCGCCGGTGGTGTGCCGCCCAAGCGCATGGTCATGTACGCCATGCTGCTGTCGGGTGCGATCGCCGGACTCGTCGGCATGGTCGAGGTCCTCAGCGAACGCTTCAAGTACGACCAGAGCTTCATCCAGGGGCTGGGCTTCAACGGCATCGCGGTCGCCCTGCTCGGACGCAACAACCCTGCCGGGATCGCCGTCGGAGCGCTGCTGTTCGGCTTCCTCAACTCGTCGTCGGGCATCTTGCAGATCACCGGCAACGCCACACCCGAGATCGTCGAGATCATGAAGGGCATCATCGTGCTCAGCGCCGTGGTCGCCTACGAGGTCGTCCGCCGGATCAAGGAACGTGACGAAGCGCAGTCGGCCGCCGAGGCGACCGAACGAATGCCCACCGTCGCGGCGATGGCAGGAGGCGAATCATGA
- a CDS encoding adenosine deaminase, which translates to MTPAVAIALPKVLLHDHLDGGLRPSTLVELAGEIGWMLPSTDVDELQQIITDAVDSNDLMQYLATFEHTLAVMQQVDAIERVAAEAAVDLAADGVVYAEVRFAPELHQQLGLDLTDVVSAVTAGFRRGELAAADAGNTITVNAILCAMRTEHRSLEIAQLVDRMRDWDDKVVAFDLAGAETGFPPSLHAEALAFARRTQQNITIHASEPPDLELIANALEHGAHRIGHGVRLQADIDFSAGTMGHLARHVLDRQIHLEMAPTCHVHVGAVESIDAHPLVPMLRAGFNVGINTDNRLMSGVMPSSELAVVATAHDLTRAEMCQIAENAAMASFAPIEQRRALVADVIRPAYA; encoded by the coding sequence GTGACCCCAGCTGTGGCCATCGCCCTCCCGAAGGTGCTGCTGCACGACCACCTCGACGGAGGTCTGCGGCCGTCCACGCTCGTCGAGCTCGCGGGTGAGATCGGGTGGATGCTGCCGTCGACCGACGTCGACGAGTTGCAACAGATCATCACCGACGCGGTCGACTCCAACGACCTCATGCAGTACCTGGCCACGTTCGAGCACACGCTCGCAGTGATGCAACAGGTCGATGCAATCGAACGGGTGGCCGCCGAGGCTGCCGTCGACCTCGCCGCCGACGGGGTCGTGTACGCCGAGGTGCGGTTCGCTCCCGAACTCCACCAGCAGCTGGGACTCGACCTGACCGATGTGGTCTCGGCGGTCACCGCCGGATTCCGACGCGGCGAACTCGCCGCGGCCGACGCCGGCAACACGATCACGGTCAACGCGATCCTGTGCGCCATGCGGACCGAACACCGGTCGCTCGAGATCGCTCAGCTCGTCGACCGGATGCGCGACTGGGACGACAAGGTCGTCGCCTTCGATCTCGCCGGTGCCGAAACCGGGTTCCCACCGTCGCTGCACGCTGAAGCACTGGCGTTCGCCCGGCGCACGCAGCAGAACATCACGATCCATGCCAGCGAGCCGCCCGATCTCGAGCTGATCGCCAACGCGCTCGAACACGGCGCTCACCGCATCGGCCACGGAGTCCGCCTGCAGGCCGACATCGACTTCTCGGCGGGCACGATGGGCCATCTCGCTCGCCATGTGCTCGACCGGCAGATCCACCTCGAGATGGCGCCGACCTGCCACGTGCACGTGGGCGCGGTCGAGTCGATCGACGCGCACCCGCTGGTGCCGATGCTGCGAGCCGGGTTCAACGTCGGGATCAACACCGACAACCGCTTGATGAGCGGTGTGATGCCGTCGAGCGAACTCGCCGTGGTCGCGACTGCGCACGATCTCACGCGAGCCGAGATGTGCCAGATCGCCGAGAACGCGGCGATGGCGTCGTTTGCTCCGATCGAGCAGCGACGGGCCCTCGTCGCCGACGTCATCCGCCCGGCCTACGCCTGA
- a CDS encoding ABC transporter permease, with the protein MTDVLTTPSASDTPEPTKSTLLAKYVALPAAFRWMILAAFGVLLLSTVQTFGGDDTTVLTDPGTSGAMLRFAVPILLAGLGGLFSERAGIVNIGLEGMMVLGTWFGAWGTVNFGSPWAGILCAAAGGALGGLLHAVATVSFGVDHIISGVAINILAPGMARFMSDQVFSDWQGGSITQSPRAGGLPKINVPVLSGNDGLLANIDDADIFFISDLAGVLEGFVTQLSLYTVIAFALVPLSGWMLWRTRIGLRIRICGERPEAGESLGVDIYKHKYIGVIISGAMAGLAGGFIAMELSNVFREGQTQGRGFIGLAALIFGNWRPAGLAVGSLLFGYPFVLALRDSEGLGTHSLLLVIAIALFGMLAWSIKQQKRTDAIIAGVLASGTLIWWLMTDRAPNWLPNTMPYATVLLVLLFMSQNLRMPAADGQIYRKGGA; encoded by the coding sequence ATGACCGACGTGCTCACCACTCCGTCGGCGAGCGACACGCCCGAGCCGACGAAGTCGACGCTGCTCGCCAAGTACGTCGCCCTCCCCGCTGCGTTCCGCTGGATGATTTTGGCGGCCTTCGGTGTGCTGCTGCTCTCCACCGTCCAGACCTTCGGCGGCGACGACACGACCGTCCTGACCGACCCGGGCACCTCGGGCGCCATGCTCCGCTTCGCGGTGCCGATCCTGCTCGCCGGCCTCGGCGGCCTGTTCTCCGAGCGTGCCGGCATCGTCAACATCGGCCTCGAAGGAATGATGGTCCTCGGCACCTGGTTCGGTGCGTGGGGCACGGTCAACTTCGGGTCGCCGTGGGCCGGCATTCTGTGCGCCGCCGCCGGTGGCGCCCTCGGTGGACTCCTCCATGCGGTCGCCACCGTGAGCTTCGGCGTCGATCACATCATCTCCGGTGTGGCGATCAACATCCTGGCGCCCGGTATGGCCCGGTTCATGTCCGACCAGGTGTTCAGCGACTGGCAGGGTGGCTCGATCACCCAGTCGCCTCGCGCCGGCGGTCTGCCGAAGATCAACGTCCCGGTGCTGTCGGGAAACGACGGACTGCTCGCCAACATCGACGACGCCGACATCTTCTTCATCTCCGACCTCGCCGGAGTGCTCGAAGGCTTCGTCACCCAACTGTCGCTGTACACGGTGATCGCGTTCGCACTCGTCCCGCTGAGCGGTTGGATGCTGTGGCGCACACGCATCGGTCTGCGTATCCGCATCTGCGGTGAGCGTCCCGAAGCCGGTGAGAGCCTCGGCGTCGACATCTACAAGCACAAGTACATCGGTGTCATCATCAGCGGCGCCATGGCCGGCCTCGCCGGCGGCTTCATCGCCATGGAGCTCTCCAACGTGTTCCGCGAAGGACAGACACAGGGGCGCGGCTTCATCGGCCTCGCTGCCCTGATCTTCGGCAACTGGCGTCCGGCCGGCCTCGCGGTCGGCTCGCTCCTGTTCGGCTATCCGTTCGTGCTCGCGTTGCGCGACTCCGAAGGCCTCGGCACGCACTCGCTGCTGCTCGTCATCGCCATCGCGCTGTTCGGCATGCTGGCCTGGTCGATCAAGCAGCAGAAGCGGACCGACGCGATCATCGCCGGTGTGCTGGCGAGCGGCACGTTGATCTGGTGGCTCATGACCGATCGGGCACCCAACTGGTTGCCCAACACGATGCCGTACGCCACGGTGCTCCTCGTGCTGTTGTTCATGAGCCAGAACCTGCGGATGCCCGCCGCCGACGGCCAGATCTACCGCAAGGGCGGCGCGTGA